A stretch of DNA from Anopheles ziemanni chromosome 3, idAnoZiCoDA_A2_x.2, whole genome shotgun sequence:
GTACACACACTATTAGCCATCATGCCGGAACATACCCCGGCACCTACGCCTAGCCGTGCGGTGTACGGTTTCGCGTTGTTCCTGTTGTTTAAGACCCTCTTTGTTATGTATGTCGTGTGGGCATACATTCCTACCGCAATATTCAATCGGCTGGGGTTAACGTATCTGCCGGATAAATACTTTGCCCTGTTCATCCCCATTCTCCTGCTAGTGGCCGTGACTATGTTTGCTTTTCTGGTGTACCCTTCGCTTGCGCTTGCCATGACACCAGACGTGGACGATCGTGTTACAATTTCGGACTCGTACACCATCTATCGTTGCGAGCATAGATTCTCCGATGGGCAGAGCTGCAACCAGCATATCGCGGATGCTTGCTCGAGCGGTTGGTATGCTAAACGGCACTGTGAAAAACATATTGGTCGAATCAGTGAACAGCAGCAGAGGACGGTTCGTGTGGCCAACTTTTGCGATTGTCCCTATGAGGCACAGTGTCTGCTCCGAAAGGATCCGGAATACTTACCTACATTACGTGCCAAGGATCCAATTCCGGCGGTTAGTGATataagcatttccaaagtgaGCCGTACACTTTACCGAAGACGATGGGATTAAAAGAATAGGAGGAAATAAATGTatggaagaacgaaagtttgttatattaatatttattgatttaagcgagaacaaaaagaaaagtttgcaacaaaattaatcatccatttttgcttttttgtttcgattccTATTTTTAACATTATGGGTTTcgtaaaagttgcttccaatCTTTTTTCGCTTCGAGGCTCGCTCAACTGCACGTTTCTGTCTCGA
This window harbors:
- the LOC131287102 gene encoding phosphatidylinositol N-acetylglucosaminyltransferase subunit P, translating into MPEHTPAPTPSRAVYGFALFLLFKTLFVMYVVWAYIPTAIFNRLGLTYLPDKYFALFIPILLLVAVTMFAFLVYPSLALAMTPDVDDRVTISDSYTIYRCEHRFSDGQSCNQHIADACSSGWYAKRHCEKHIGRISEQQQRTVRVANFCDCPYEAQCLLRKDPEYLPTLRAKDPIPAVSDISISKVSRTLYRRRWD